In Sander lucioperca isolate FBNREF2018 chromosome 12, SLUC_FBN_1.2, whole genome shotgun sequence, one DNA window encodes the following:
- the LOC116043597 gene encoding solute carrier family 17 member 9-like, with amino-acid sequence MADRPTSVDCWNYLNGSLLDVKVYTANEKEPEDRNLWPRPLARKWTVMLFMGTCLLYCARMAMPICAVSLATSFHWSKIDSGLVLGGFFWGYCFTQILGGHASDKMGGERVVFISAVSWALITAGTPLLAHLGSHTLALLTMARFLMGLTQGVFFPSLASLCSQRVVEGERGFLMSTMTSGSHLGTLLAGGMGSLMLDSYGWENMFYTIGFLSGLWALIVWLCLLKGSEFPTKQMETSKDPQWSLSRTCWLSLLKKPPVWAMVFAHMCLSSSFYILLSWLPTYFKESFPHATGWVYNVIPWLAATVSALVGGYISDFLINQRYSVALVRKIMQFFAMGVSSIFIVLLSGAVTFPTAVICISAAVGLSTFSISGVSVNVQDLAPSCAGALFGFMNMLGAFMGLVSVSLSGYLIEVTLSWATVFSLITLVNVTGLGIFLILGDASRVDLEDYSRVIVI; translated from the exons ATGGCTGACAGACCCACATCAGTAGACTGCTGGAATTACTTAAATGGTTCTCTACTGGATGTTAAGGTTTACACAGCCAATGAAAAAGAGCCAGAAGACCGAAACCTGTGGCCCAG ACCACTGGCTCGAAAATGGACCGTGATGCTGTTTATGGGCACCTGCCTCCTCTACTGTGCCAGGATGGCCATGCCAATCTGTGCAGTGTCATTGGCAACCTCTTTTCACTGGAGTAAGATCGATTCTGGGCTAGTTCTGGGTGGATTCTTCTGGGGTTACTGTTTCACACAGATCCTTGGAGGACATGCCAGTGACAA GATGGGAGGAGAGCGTGTCGTGTTCATCTCTGCAGTCTCGTGGGCTCTGATCACAGCTGGTACTCCTCTTCTGGCCCACTTAGGCTCTCACACCCTCGCCCTCTTGACTATGGCCCGATTCCTTATGGGACTGACACAGG GAGTTTTTTTTCCGTCTTTGGCCAGCCTTTGCTCACAGCGTGtagtggaaggagagagagggtttTTAATGAGCACCATGACCAGCGGTTCACATCttgg AACATTGCTAGCAGGTGGGATGGGGTCCCTGATGCTGGACTCATACGGTTGGGAGAACATGTTTTACACTATTGGTTTCCTGTCCGGACTCTGGGCACTTATTGTTTGGCTGTGTTTACTAAAAG GTTCAGAATTCCCCACTAAGCAGATGGAAACAAGTAAAGACCCACAATGGAGTTTGTCAAGAACATGCTGGCTGAGTCTCCTAAAGAAGCCACCTGTCTG GGCCATGGTGTTTGCTCACATGTGCTTGTCCAGCTCTTTCTACATTTTGTTGTCATGGTTGCCGACATACTTCAAAGAATCATTTCCACATGCCACG GGATGGGTATATAATGTAATTCCATGGCTTGCTGCAACTGTATCAGCACTTGTTGGAGGATATATCTCAGACTTTCTCATCAACCAAA GATATAGTGTAGCATTGGTGAGAAAGATAATGCAG TTCTTTGCCATGGGTGTATCGAGTATATTTATTGTGCTTCTGTCTGGAGCGGTCACATTTCCCACTGCTGTGATTTGCATCTCTGCTGCTGTTGGTCTATCCACCTTCAGCATCAG TGGTGTGTCAGTGAATGTACAGGATCTCGCCCCATCATGTGCTGGTGCCCTCTTTG gtttcatgAATATGTTGGGTGCTTTCATGG GACTGGTGTCGGTCTCCCTGTCAGGTTACCTGATTGAGGTCACGCTGTCGTGGGCCACCGTGTTCTCCCTCATCACTTTAGTAAATGTCACAGGCCTCGGGATTTTCCTCATTTTAGGAGATGCTAGTCGTGTCGACCTGGAAGATTACAGCCGGGTTATTGTGATTTGA
- the LOC116043607 gene encoding glucose-induced degradation protein 8-B homolog isoform X2 — MMSYAEKPEDITKEEWMDKLNNVHIQRADMNRLIMNYLVTEGFKEAAEKFRMESGIEPSVDLDSLDERIKIREMILKGQIQEAIALINSLHPELLDTNRYLYFHLQQQHLIELIRLRETESALEFAQTQLAEQGEESRECLTEMERTLALLAFDNPEESPFGDLLNMMQRQKVWSEVNQAVLDYENRESTPKLAKLLKLLLWAQNELDQKKVKYPKMTDLSTGTIEDPK; from the exons ATGATGAGTTATGCTGAAAAGCCAGAAGACATCACAAAAGAAGAGTGGATGGACAAATTAAATAATGTTCACATACAGAGGGCGGACATGAATCGGCTCATTATGAATTACCTGGTGACAG AGGGATTCAAAGAAGCGGCGGAGAAGTTTCGGATGGAGTCTGGGATCGAGCCAAGTGTTGACCTGGACTCTTTGGATGAAAGGATAAAGATTAGAGAGATGATCCTGAAGGGACAGATACAGGAAGCCATTGCACTCATCAACAGCCTACACCCAGAACTGCTTGACACCAACCGATACCTGTATTTTCATCTGCAG CAGCAACATTTGATTGAGTTAATCAGGCTGAGGGAGACTGAGTCAGCGCTGGAGTTTGCCCAGACACAGTTAGCCGAGCAGGGGGAGGAGAGCCGTGAGTGTCTGACAGAGATGGAGCGAACACTAGCTCTTCTGGCCTTTGACAACCCAGAAGAGTCGCCCTTTGGAGACCTGCTCAACATGATGCAGCGGCAAAAG GTGTGGAGTGAGGTGAACCAAGCTGTGCTGGACTATGAAAACAGGGAGTCGACGCCTAAACTGGCTAAACTCCTGAAGTTACTGCTGTGGGCACAAAATGAGCTGGACCAGAAGAAGGTGAAATATCCCAAAATGACTGACCTTAGCACGGGCACCATCGAGGACCCCAAGTGA
- the LOC116043607 gene encoding glucose-induced degradation protein 8-B homolog isoform X1, translating to MDFRLSRIPMMSYAEKPEDITKEEWMDKLNNVHIQRADMNRLIMNYLVTEGFKEAAEKFRMESGIEPSVDLDSLDERIKIREMILKGQIQEAIALINSLHPELLDTNRYLYFHLQQQHLIELIRLRETESALEFAQTQLAEQGEESRECLTEMERTLALLAFDNPEESPFGDLLNMMQRQKVWSEVNQAVLDYENRESTPKLAKLLKLLLWAQNELDQKKVKYPKMTDLSTGTIEDPK from the exons ATGGATTTTCGTCTTTCCAGGATCCCAATGATGAGTTATGCTGAAAAGCCAGAAGACATCACAAAAGAAGAGTGGATGGACAAATTAAATAATGTTCACATACAGAGGGCGGACATGAATCGGCTCATTATGAATTACCTGGTGACAG AGGGATTCAAAGAAGCGGCGGAGAAGTTTCGGATGGAGTCTGGGATCGAGCCAAGTGTTGACCTGGACTCTTTGGATGAAAGGATAAAGATTAGAGAGATGATCCTGAAGGGACAGATACAGGAAGCCATTGCACTCATCAACAGCCTACACCCAGAACTGCTTGACACCAACCGATACCTGTATTTTCATCTGCAG CAGCAACATTTGATTGAGTTAATCAGGCTGAGGGAGACTGAGTCAGCGCTGGAGTTTGCCCAGACACAGTTAGCCGAGCAGGGGGAGGAGAGCCGTGAGTGTCTGACAGAGATGGAGCGAACACTAGCTCTTCTGGCCTTTGACAACCCAGAAGAGTCGCCCTTTGGAGACCTGCTCAACATGATGCAGCGGCAAAAG GTGTGGAGTGAGGTGAACCAAGCTGTGCTGGACTATGAAAACAGGGAGTCGACGCCTAAACTGGCTAAACTCCTGAAGTTACTGCTGTGGGCACAAAATGAGCTGGACCAGAAGAAGGTGAAATATCCCAAAATGACTGACCTTAGCACGGGCACCATCGAGGACCCCAAGTGA
- the dnajc5aa gene encoding dnaJ (Hsp40) homolog, subfamily C, member 5aa isoform X1 — MAEQQRQRSLSTAGESLYLVLGVEKVATPDDIKRSYRKLALKFHPDKNPDNPEAADKFKEINNAHAILNDPTKRNIYDKYGSLGLYVAEQFGEENVNTYFVLSSWWAKALFVFCGLATGCYFCCCLCCCCNCCCGKCKPRPREGHEQEFYVSPEDLEAQLQSDERVEAGGDPIMLQPSATETTQLTSDGHHSYHTDTGFN; from the exons ATGGCTGAGCAGCAGAGACAGCGCTCTCTGTCCACCGCTGGGGAGTCTCTCTACCTAGTGTTGGGCGTTGAGAAGGTAGCAACACCTGATGATATTAAGAGATCTTACAG GAAACTGGCGTTGAAGTTCCACCCTGACAAGAACCCTGACAATCCAGAGGCAGCTGATAAGTTCAAGGAGATAAACAATGCTCATGCAATTCTGAATGACCCCACGAAGCGTAATATTTATGACAAATATGGTTCTCTTGGACTATATGTGGCTGAGCAGTTTGGAGAGGAGAATGTCAACACTTACTTTGTCCTTTCAAGCTGGTGGGCAAAG GCTCTGTTTGTATTCTGTGGCCTGGCCACTGGCTGCTACTTCTGTTGCTGTCTATGTTGCTGCTGTAACTGCTGCTGTGGCAAATGTAAACCCCGGCCTCGGGAGGGCCATGAGCAGGAATTTTATGTGTCCCCTGAGGACCTGGAGGCTCAGCTGCAATCTGATGAGAGAG TAGAGGCTGGGGGTGACCCTATAATGCTGCAACCATCAGCAACAGAGACAACCCAGTTAACATCGGATGGGCACCACTCCTACCACACCGACACCGGCTTCAACTAA
- the dnajc5aa gene encoding dnaJ (Hsp40) homolog, subfamily C, member 5aa isoform X2 yields MAEQQRQRSLSTAGESLYLVLGVEKVATPDDIKRSYRKLALKFHPDKNPDNPEAADKFKEINNAHAILNDPTKRNIYDKYGSLGLYVAEQFGEENVNTYFVLSSWWAKALFVFCGLATGCYFCCCLCCCCNCCCGKCKPRPREGHEQEFYVSPEDLEAQLQSDEREAGGDPIMLQPSATETTQLTSDGHHSYHTDTGFN; encoded by the exons ATGGCTGAGCAGCAGAGACAGCGCTCTCTGTCCACCGCTGGGGAGTCTCTCTACCTAGTGTTGGGCGTTGAGAAGGTAGCAACACCTGATGATATTAAGAGATCTTACAG GAAACTGGCGTTGAAGTTCCACCCTGACAAGAACCCTGACAATCCAGAGGCAGCTGATAAGTTCAAGGAGATAAACAATGCTCATGCAATTCTGAATGACCCCACGAAGCGTAATATTTATGACAAATATGGTTCTCTTGGACTATATGTGGCTGAGCAGTTTGGAGAGGAGAATGTCAACACTTACTTTGTCCTTTCAAGCTGGTGGGCAAAG GCTCTGTTTGTATTCTGTGGCCTGGCCACTGGCTGCTACTTCTGTTGCTGTCTATGTTGCTGCTGTAACTGCTGCTGTGGCAAATGTAAACCCCGGCCTCGGGAGGGCCATGAGCAGGAATTTTATGTGTCCCCTGAGGACCTGGAGGCTCAGCTGCAATCTGATGAGAGAG AGGCTGGGGGTGACCCTATAATGCTGCAACCATCAGCAACAGAGACAACCCAGTTAACATCGGATGGGCACCACTCCTACCACACCGACACCGGCTTCAACTAA